TATGCTGATGCAATTGTCTCTAAGCAATTGCAAAGGTTGTGATTCCTTGCCAGCATTAGGACAATTTCCTTCTTTGAAATTCCTTAGTATCAGAGGGATGCATGGAATCATAAAGgtgactaagaattttgtggtAATTCATTGCACTTTAACTCTCTTGAGAAGCTTGAATTTTTAGAGATGCTGGAGTGAAAGCAGTGACATGTACTAGGGAATGCAGAATTCCATGCACTTCAGGACCTTACGATTGAAGATTGCCCCAAGTTGATTAGAAAGTTGCCTGAAAATCTTTGCCGTATGACAAGCTTGACAATTTCAGGATGCCCTGAACTCATTTTGGAGACACCTATCCAactttcaaatttgaaaaagtttGAAGTTGTTGGTTCTCCTAAGTCGGCGGGGgcgggggcgggggggggggggggttctttTTTATCATGCTGAATTATTTACATTCTAACTTCTGGGAATGAAGCAGATTGATGAACTATCTATTACTGATTACATCTCTCTTACCTCCTTACCTATTAGCAGCCTGCCAAATACtttgaagaaagtaaagatatcTTCTTGGGTACTCTCCTTAAGTACCATCACTCtgattttcaaaaataacaaTTACGAGCCCCTCACATAATAGATGTAGATATGAAAAGACAAGTGTATTGGATAAAACCAAAGAATCTAGCCTTTGTAATTAGATGCTCAAGaaaatagaataattttttcattatttatatccCTTTTTTAAATTGGAGTAATCAAAATAATAGATTCATCTCAAATGGAAAACAATGTTTTCTGTTAAGATGAGAATCTAACTCCACTAAGAACCCTGTGCAACATAAGGCTGTGAAAGCCTATAACGAAAGGAGAGTAAATCAGGAAAACTGATTCCACCAAAACAGGTTACAATATACCCCAGGAAAGTTTTTGCTTGGCAACCAAGTACTTGCATTACATGTAAGAAAAGTATGTAAGTTTGTATACCTCCATATTCTGAATCTGAGTACAAATGCCAATTCTTGAGCTCATCCTTTGAACTGAAGTTGAAAATGTATCTTTCACTGCGTGGAATTAGGTCTTCAATGTTTCCCGCGAGTACTACAGGTGAATAAAGTTATTACCAACTACCAGTTATGATAGTTGATAGAATTAAAAGTAATAAAGAAAGACCGCCATTTTACTCACATGATGATTCAATGAAGAATACactgttgttattttttttttttgaccaGGTAAACAAGTTTCAGTACTCACAAGTCCAGTAGTATTCACTGCTATATGTTCGGCAAAAAATTGATCAACAACTGTGGCAGTATGAAAGATTGGTCGGACAGAACGGTTATaaaaattctctttttattttaatttttataaccGTTGTGTCCGAGCCATCTTGCGCGCACCTCGACATAATCGTTCTTTTTTTTCCTCGGgaataaaataagatttttgCTTCCTGTTAGTATTAGAGTAGTTGTTCTATTAAGATTGTTGCTTCCTGTTATGTTATTTTGGGTGTTGAAGTTGATCCGTGGATGTTGTCACGAGGTCTCGAGATCCTCCTCCTCAACACGATAGAAGAGGTAGACTAAAATAGAGAGCCATAGAAGCTCAATAAAAAGAGAGTTCTTATGAACAAAATACACAACCTGCAGGAAGAGTACCTGTAGATAGAATAGCATTACTTAGTTGTATCTGTAGATAAAATACAAAAGTCATTAAGTAAATGTGCaatgaattaaaaattgaattaggAGAGTACCTGAGTTAAACTTGGAATCATTACTCAATATCCCAGTGAAAGGCGGTTGGTTTTCCATTTTTTCACTACAACTTGATTGCTGCATCTAAAGTAATCTCTATTTTAAATACTAACTCCATATATCTTTatctcttcatatttttatttatctaatgtAATTTCTATTTTAAATACTAACTTCATCTATCTTTATCTATTCACATTTGACGTGTTTCACTCTTATTAAATTTTACTGATCAATCTTATTGATTATCTTTTATTGCTATTATTTCTTCCTCGTTATTTTCGTCATGGCTTCTTTGCTACTGTATAATGTACTAGGCAAGTCTCCTTTACTGTGTTCACCTTTTTTAATTTTGATGCTTGTTATGGTTTGTTTATGTTAGAATAACTCATTCGAATCAAATGGACTTGATACCAAAATTTCTCTAATCTTTGTCTTGTAGGTACATCCCAATCATGATAAGTTcattaacaaaaaaattgatatgTTTGACGAAATGTCTTGTGTGTGGGAATGATCGAGCTAGGGGAGATTGTGCTAAGTCATTTGAAGATAtagattttgagtatttttctcagaaagataatgataatgacatTGAAGGACCATCCACGGAAAAGGATGCGCAAGTGACCGAAACTTCTCAAGTCAAGCCAAGTCGCAAAAGAAAACGTTCTTTTGAGGTGCAAGATGTCATAGGTGATATATCAATTAAATTTGGAGAAGTGGCAACGGCAATTGGTAGGATGGTTGATAGTCTTCATCTAGATATGACAAAGTTGtacgaagaagttatggcaatggAAGGTTATGAGGAAGAGTTCCTCGGTGATACTTTTGATTATTTGGTTCAAAGAGACACTTTAGCTAAGGCATTCATggcaaaaaattaaaatctttgtAAGGTGTGGTTGGAACGATTCAAGCAACAACAATAGTGACACCTATTGATTGGAAGAACTCAGCTTCATAGGGTTTGAAAGCAATTATATTTCACgaacttttatttttgataatatatCATGTATTTGCTACCAAACTTGAGTAAATTCCCTAGATGGTCACCCATATTTGGGAAATTGCCTacaaatatcatttttgtttcatttaggATAAGAATATCACCCaactctttctatttttcttaaaatatacttaGCACCTCAAAAGCCTTCTCTCTCCTACTTGGAATGCcatgtcattaaatttttttttttttttataaatagatctatttaacttatcaaacttatttaactaaagttttatcctaattcttttttttttaaattacacataatatactaatcattaaagattaatttaattacactaaaagcttgaattattttattttatatgtacttttcaaagtttcttttatttacttatttacttTATCACTTAATACTATTTAAAACTGAAGTACTTATAAAAATTGatagtaatttatttttcatttatttaatttatatattaaagattcttaaaatgtaaaagaaataaaaatgacgGATTTCATAGTTTAGagattaaatttgttatttatatgagaataaaaaaaataaaattcacttttttggattatacaaaagaatttttggattaatataatccaaagatattatattacctttaaatatagagtaatagagaataaaaagtataatttgttatttaaaagcATTGATGGCAAACCTACGGTATTTTTTGTTACCaaacaaaatttaattagaaaattttaatatgtattattacctGAAAATTTAATTTGGATATAGATTACTTGCAACTTTTTATGTaagataatttttgataaatatatagtGAAAAGATGGTTTTTTTTATTGCAGAATTTTTACAAGTAATTGCCCGtaaataaatcaagtaaatcggtaagataagacataaaaatttataaaaaaaaattattatttttaatttagtttcttcacttttttgtgatcattatatttatattttattctattatacAATTAAACACTAATTTATATCTGTACTTCATTCTAAATCCATCAAAAGTAAAGAATAATTGATTGAGTAgtaatttaaaaattcatttgtAATAGTACTGAAGAAAatatcattttgttaatatttcttaagaaatttaatttgtttcaagactacataattttctttccttcaaaatagaagattttattcttttattctcatataaataacaaacttaatgtctaaaatataaaatacatcattttatttcttttacattctaagaattttagtatataaaataaacgacaaaaaaaaattattgtaccaATTCGTATaagtacttgtattttaaaactattaataagtggtgaaataaataagtagataaaagaaactttgaagattacatatcaaataaaataaccaaaactTTTGATGTAACTAAATTAATCTTCAATCATTAATATATCAggtgtaatttaaaaaaaaaaacattaggataaaactttagttaaataagttCGATAAGTTATAcacttatcaattttttttttaatgacatGACATTCCAAGTAGGAAAGAGAAAGATTTTGAggtgttaagtatattttaagaaaaaaaaagaaaagttggatAAGATTCTtgtcctaaataaaataaaagtgatatttGTAGACAATTTCCCAAACATGAATGACCATTCAGGAAATTTACTCTACCAAACTTCTCTCTTTTGTGTATTTAAGGAAATATTGATCTCTCTTTTTGTGTATGTAAGGAAATATTGATTAGGAAGCTTGAATTATTTAATTAGTAGTTGCTTAAATTTTagtgacttgtaatattttgCTACTCGATATTGATTTTATTTGCTATTCTTAAATTAGTTCCTACAGATTGTTGAGTTGCTAGCGGTAGTGATATTCAAGTTAATTATTAGTAGATagttccaaaaaatattttttccctcaccaactaaatactaaaaaatattgtTCTGAAAAATAGTTTTTGCTAACCAAccaaaacaccataaaatatttttcaaaaaatattttccactcaccaaccaaacatgagaaaataagtagaaaatgaacttattttccatgaaaacattttccaagaaaatattttccatggaaaacattttccatcataccaaacgcACCCAAGTACGATTCATTATCTAATATATCTTCCCAAAGCATTAAATTTATCATATTCAAAGGATAATATGATAAAATCATCTCTATCATTTACTGTTTCTTAAGCACTACGCcaatggaaaaatggagaagtAAAGATGAACGGAGGGAATAACAATTAATGAATAGTTAAACTCTCATTGTGATCATCTAGACACTTCAACTCGACACAAGTGTGTCTCGTGAATACCTTACTTTGAAAATCCACATTCTCTATCTTCAAGTAGGTGCATTCTACGTATGCATTTTCAAAGTTGGGTATTTAATTTACAGGGTCAATATAGACCAAGTTAAGGTGTCCAActaaactttttcaaaattaagatgCTTAATTGCCCGTTAAAGTCAAAGTTAAATTGCCTATATATTATGCTATTTTAGAATTTACACTTGTTCTCATATTACTAACATCAATGGTTAATTGTAGATGATCATCCTTAATTGCCTTGGAggtaatatatataatatggaaGTTGAACTCATTCTTTGAAATGTTTAAGTTGTACTCAAATATGACAAATATAAACAGTCAAGTGATTTaaagttatgtatattatatgaAAGAGTAAAACATTTAGTAATTCCttaattatgatcaaatttgctacgacatacTTCAACTTTACAAGGGTCCTATTATttcttgaactcaattttagtgtattatTATCACTCTTTTTAGTTGATGTGGATAGCATTTtaatgtaataaaggtgtcaagTCAGCAGAAAAATgtgataaaaatgagctaaaattgagttctgGGAGGTAATAAAGGTGTGTCGTATCAACTTTGATCATAATTTGGAGGGGATACTGAATGCTTATCTGTGTATGaaataaagtatttttaataTACTGAATTTGTTAATTCAGAAAGATCACCAAGGGGCATATATGGTGAATGAGATGGGTGATTCTTTCGCTAAAGGTCTCAGTAAGGTCTCAGTAACTTTGATGGAGAATTTTTTGGTGGGGAGCCTTTTATCTTCGACGAATTTATTCAATGCTAATAGGAATTTAatatatgtgtctgtttgtttaactttatacaagtttaagtgccgACTTGTGTGTACTCAAAGTTGAAAGACATACATGAAAGTTGAAGCTAAGTTAAAGtgcacatttatgtattatgccatatatatatatgtccttAGTGCAAGAAGAAATAAGTAGGATATTCGAGGGTGTTTGAATTGACTTATTATAATTGTTTTTGATGAGTAAAGCTGAGGGAGGAAATACTTTTTATGGTGCTTGGAAAAGATAAAAAAGGCAGTACTACTTAATTGaatataaagtaattaattaatcACAGATTccctgaaaaatataaatattatttatgttttacaCTATTCTAAATTCCATTTCTGAGGATGTAATTGCAAATATCACAACGATAATATACATAGTGTAGTCCTACAAAGTGGGATCTAGAGAACGTAGAGTGAACTCAAGCCTTACTTAGAGGTAGAGAGTTTTTTTTCGATAACCTTCGGTTCAAGAAAAAAATCTCACAATAACCCTAAAAGAGAAATAATGGCAGTACAAGTAACAACAAATCAGCATATAATTGCTGCATTTTTGGTAGAGGCACCTAAGAAAAATCTTTGGCATGTCCCTAGAGGTTAtttggttcaattctaattttagcGGAGGAAAAATACTAtgtgatttttttctatttgtccCTTTTTTCTCTAAACAAAGTAATTTGATACTTCTGTCGACGAAAAGTATCAGGTATCCCATAAAATTAGCTGAGACATGTGTTGTTAACTTGTTATCGACTGTGGAAACAAAAAGTGAACTGGAAAACCTAGACAGTAATGTTTAAACAGAAATACTTTTGAGACAATAGAACTCATTGTGTTTCCTTAGGAAATTTAATTCCCTCACAGTATCCTAGttattagattaattatttcttCCCAGAATAGAACAGAATTGACCGTGCCCTTGAGAAATTTAATCCCCTCACAATACTCCAGGTAAAATATTATAGTAAAACAACATAACAATGTAATCTCGCAAAGTAAAGTCTAGAGAGGATAAATGTACGTAGACCTTGCCTACCTTGAAGGTAGAGAGGCAATAAATGTATAGTAACATAATGAAATTTCATTCCTCACAAatatatacttcctccgtttaaaaaagaatgacctagtttgacttgacacggaatttaagaaaataaagaagacttttgaatttcgtggtcctaaattaaagttaaatcaaatataccaaaatgtcctctaatcttgtggtcttaaacatgtcatgtggaaagttgaaattaaagtattgacaaaaaagaaaagagttcattatcaaaaagaaaagtaggttatttatttttaaacggagggagtactatcaTATCATCCAAAAGATATCACTCTCGTTGTTGAAAATGCTTCAATACGCATATAATAAACATACAcagattgaaaaagaaaaaaactgtgATATAATTTGGGATGAGAAGTAAAACTTTAGAGAATCCACTACTGAAAAAAAAGTTATTGCGACCACCAAAAGTGACCCCAGATGGTGGTCGCGAAAAAAGCATCACTTGTGatcgttcttttttttttttcatttttttaaaaataattaatgaaaaaaaaattaatgaaaaaccgaccacatgaaGTAGTAAAGTCTTAGACCCTAGACCCAAATTTATTGACAAGTTGAGTTGCGACAATAGGTCGCCTTCCATTAAACAAAATTCTGCATAAGCAATTGGTAGTCTGACAGAGGTGACCAAAAACAAACTAAACAAGATCATCCATCTTGTGTTAGTTACACATCAATTGATTTAACTAGAGCTGATTAGGTCCAAATGAATTGTTTCAGTTGTGCTGCATCCAGCAATGCTTAAATTATGAGTATGCTTTTCAAATTTTACGTGCACTTTGTATCTCATGCAGATTGAGAATTATAAAAGCACTTTGTTAAAACTTTGTTAAAAGACTTTGGAGAAAAGTATCTCCAAAATTTTATCCAGAAATAATATAGCAGTTTACTTTATTTGATGCATGTAGGAAGCCTtagagtaactgataaagttgttgtcatgtgaccaggaccaggaggtcacgggtttaagccttggaaacaaTCTTTGACAGAAATGTAAAGTAAGACTGCATATAATACACCCTTGAGTTTTATACTCGCTTTTATATAGGGGATTAGTCATCTCCTTTTGTAGATGTTAGTCGATTGGACGAACGACGTTAAATTATTGCgtctcttttggtgtatttctCGTTTGTCTTCTTATTTGGAGTCTTTCGAGGTTTGCTTTGCTAGCGTCCGCATGACACCCACTGGCAGACTTATAATTTAGGAGTCGTGGGTGGTCGTGAGGTTCAAATACATATATTGACACCCAAAGCTTTAAGGTTCCGCATGGAAATCAAAGCAACCAACTATCTTCTTGGTTTCACGTGCACTTTCTTCCATGTTCtaccaatttttatacatttcttatataattatatctattcTGCACCAGGTTTAACCGATGCCGGAGCACCACAATTTTCAACCTAGGTCCACCCCTGATATCCATCTACAAGATGTCAGTGTTTGGAGCAACATCTGTTCTTTGAGGCCTGTCTTTTCCCAACATATTGGTTTCAAACAAGGTAATGGTAGGAAGATCTCTTTTGGCAAAGACAAATGGTTGGGACATCCATCTCCCAAAGAACTATTCCCCACTGTACACGACCTAGTTCATAACAGCGAACGCACAGTCGCACAATACAGGGATGGTAACAATATTGGAACACAGTTTTCGAAAGGGATATCAATAATTGGGAGCTTGGTAAAATTGCAGATTTCTATAGTACACTAGTGAAGACCTATTGATAAAGGAACACAGCAAGAGCATATTTACAGTAAAGATATATTATAGTTTGGTCACGAGGGAGTCATATCAGCAACATTTTGGTTTCTGTAAACAAGTTTGGAACTCTAAAGCACCAACGAAACTGCAATGCTTTTATGATTGGCACATGCTAATCTACAACAGGTGCTTTATCTGCAAAGAAGGAGAAGAGTATGTTTACCATTTACTTCTACATTGTACTATCACTACGCAACTGTGGCAgtttctcttttaactttttGTGCATCAAAATGGGTAACTGCCAGGTACCACATCAGATTTAAGCTCCTGTTTGGTTTGGACATGCATTTAAGCTCCCGTTTGGCCAAACGCTAGCTTACTGTCATGTTGGAACACAAAAGGTCTTTCACAGCAGATCAAGACTTCATGGAATGGAGTACAAGTCGCCATCTGTTGGTGTGTTTGGaaagagagaaaatcttgaagATCAAGTCAGATTGCGGTTTGTGgatattttttttggtgtaaaaAGGAATGGATAGATGATATTGAAACACTGTTACAGTTCATTGAATCTTTTGTACAGATAGCCAGGATagttgaaggggagccttggagtaactggtaccatgtgactaggaggtcacgggttcaagccttggaaacaacctttgacagaaatgcaaggtaaggcggcgtacaatacacccttgtggtaaGTCCTTTCCctggaccctgcgcatagcgggagctttggTGCACCGGGCTGCCCCCCTTTTTTTAGCCAGGATAgttctttttctcttctcttttgttCCTTTTTGCTGACCTTTGGATGTAACTGCAGCACCTTCATGGTGCTGAAATTTTAACATCTATAATATttatcatttcaaaagaaaaaatacatgcaGGTGTATAATATCCATATGGTGATTAAGAGCCTTTCAATAGAGACTGCAAGTGTTTAACAAGTTAGCCAGATTTTCATGGTTGTATTTTGTGAACAATGAAGAATTTAAATCGTCCCAAGTGTCAGACAGAATTTTGTGTCAAATATTGTCTTACGACAGACACCTTGAAATAATGCAATACAGAATAATGATCTGAGTGTCATTTGAAGCTGTTATCTTCTTACCTCATccttcaactccatagttcaaaacaccatCCAATTGCCCAAACATTCAGGAGAGGGGACCCTGCCAAAGTCTTGGTACCAAAGATATATGACTTGTTCATGagccttttgttttcttttagtgGCGTCCAGGCCAAACTTGGTCACGAGTCTTTCACCTTTCCAACAACGACTGTAATATCATCGAGCTTTCCTCCTGTTCAAGGTTACAGAAACCTTGTCAAGCATGTTTATCAAGAAAATAGCAGAAAGATTAGTAGAAAAAGGTTCATGCTAGTCATGCCTGTTAACTTCATTCCAAAAACTTTCTTCCACCAAGGAACTTCAAATCCCTGATTATCAAAGTAATGCTATAAGTAAGCATCATCGTATACCGTGAAAGATAATGCCTTTTGAGGACAATCGATATACATATTGAATCAGACTAAAAATTTACCCTTGCTCTAGCCTCCACTGAATAGGGGGAGTCGAATTTGATATCCACAGAATGGTTGCGTGCCAAATCAGCTAATGCCTTTGCTAACATTGATACCAAAACACTAAGAGCGTCACAGAATTGAGTCATGGTTTCCAAGCAGAACTTAGATTAAGCAGAAAACAAGTACCAGCATTAGAGACATCATCATGTGTGGTCACAATGGAAATGATCTCTTGGTCGAAAATATTATCAAAGAGGCCATCTGAACCCATTATGATTGTGTCTCCTACTTGCAAATCCACTGTGCTTACCTGTGAAAAGAACATACACACAGACGGGACAAAGAGCACGCTTACTCTAGTAGCCAAATACAACATCACAAAATTTATGCAGTGAGGCGGCAGAAAAGACCCCCTAGGACATGCAGGCTTATTGGACAATGAGTAACAAGATTTCTACCGATATCAAAGTGCTTAGTATCCAAGGAGGTCTTGAAAGCTTTTAGTATAAAATTTTGACAGCTGAAAAAAGATTATAAGGTTTCCTCGTGTATTAACCAAATACCAATAATGACATGGAAGCAAAATAGAAGCAAGTCCATTTTACTCGAAAGATATAGTGTAAAATGATTCACCGTATATAACTTTCCATACTATGGCATCAAGGTACGTTTGAGTAACAGCCTCCGAGCTCAACTGGTACGGGCAGTCAAAATAGTGTTCTAGTGGAAATGTGGAGAAAATCATCTGACCTGCACCCAAATAGGCAATAATGACATCAGATGATATTGAACAAGGAGATTTCTGAAAATCAAAGtcgaacaaaagaaaaatatgagtttgTAGTTTTGTACCTTTACGAATGACTCGTAGTCCACAATCCCCAACACTAGCTATCTTCAAAATCCCATTCTCGAATACAGAAACAATTCTATGTGCCAGATAGAAAGCCATATTCAATGATAATAACCAAGTTCCTCAATCTGGATGACTGTTACCAAGAACAATAGCACTGAAGATAAAGGAACCTACACCGTAGCTGAACCAATAGATGATGTAGCAGCATGGGCTCCCTTTATGAGAATCCGAGGATCATAGTTAACCTGCCAAATTTTGTAAACCATGTCTTGCTAAGATTTTATAACAATTGATTAATCTAGGCCGATTACTTAAACCGAAACAAGGTCACTGTTCGTTAATGTGCTGCGACGCATGAAACTAATGTAAAATTAGAAAGGTTTGTCTTCACAACGTTGGTACCTCTGCATTTCCCACCAAAGAAGAAACATTAGACACCAATTCTCTGGAGAACAGTGCAGGATCCACATCCTTTTCAGCCCAACTGCCAAGAACATTTGATGGAATAAAATGTATGTTAGATATTTATGCAACTCTGAGCTGCAAGAATGTAGGATCAACATATTTGTCATTTGGAGAGAACGCCAGTGCAAATTTGTGGTTAATTTAGTTCACCACTTTAACTGATCTAAGAGCTTCAAATTGGTGATTGCTAAGTGTAAGCGACATAACAGTTGGAATCATAACAGTTCCTTATTAGCTGATAAGGTTAGTCCTGAGAGTTTGTTAATATCCTTTCATTGCATAATCCTCTATTGAGAACCTCATCTATGCACTATTtctctatatatgtatgtaattCTGAATTAAAAGATGAAATTCCAATCCACGTAAATATACCACTCAGAAGTTAAATAATGACACAACATGCTCCTCTTCTTCTACTAAAGGATCCGTTACTCCAGTTTAGTAGTAGTTTCGATCTCGAAACAAAAATAAACGGGAATCTGATGGTATCATTTAGAAGATTCAACTGACGCAATACTGTATTTTAATGTTCATGTTATATCATATAGAGCACAGATGATAAGGAACTACTACAGCGAGCACCATCCTAGTAAACATAAGATGAAAGGGACTGAAACGAAAAGGAGAAGGTTGCACTTGTGTATGACATGTTATAGAAGAAACAGAACATTTTAAAACATAGCTTACACCAATCCATGTTTCTGCCAAGTTTACGGCCAAGTTTGAGAAAAGAAGTTGCCTTATCAtatcatttaaatcattttttcttttcacttattCATGATCACTATGAGGAAGGTGAGCAAGATTTTGCGTGTCGGTGAACTTAAATCAGTTATACGTTTGTTTCCTCGTTAGTTCAGGACTGAGGCATAGATGATTGATAGATCGATTTGATTGTTACGGGACAGTATCACGCTCAATTTTCTTGCCCACCTAAGAGGAGACTTGCAACTTGGCGAGTACGACTTGTAAGTGGAAACTTGTACAATATGTTAATTAAATGTGGCGCAAGCATGTGACTATAGAATTTTCCAAATAGGAGTTCAGAAAatacttaagaaaaaaaaaagtcagtCTGGTGCACTAAAACTCTCGCTATGCGTAGGGTCCGGTGAAGggctccaccacaagggtgtattgtacgcaaccttaccttgcgtTTCTGCcggaggctatttccaaggcctgaacccgtgacctcctgacctcttggtcacatggcagcaactttaccagtaactccaaggctccccttcagaGTCCAGAAGTCCTAAACCTCCTAAATCACAGGTAGAAAGAAGTCGAGAACACCAGAACTATACATGTAGCTGTTTCACATCCAACTTTTCTAGTGAGGTAAAAGGCCAGACTAGCATATATACGAAGTTCATACTTTAGTCGTCCCAAACACAAAGACGTGTTCAGAGTAACAAATTTAAAGAATACTATGTTTTTTTTGTATAATACTACAAACCAATTCCTTAAAAGATGTACACATTTAGAAATTACACAAGTCTTCATAGTTAAATATAGTTTTAACATATGTTCACTAAAATTCTGCCAAAGGGTCATTGATAAATAAAACAACATGTTTTTGCAAACTGAGGAAGtcc
The Capsicum annuum cultivar UCD-10X-F1 chromosome 6, UCD10Xv1.1, whole genome shotgun sequence DNA segment above includes these coding regions:
- the LOC107873585 gene encoding probable protein phosphatase 2C 26 isoform X2, giving the protein MAISIFKPSVSPHQHFLYSTYPQNISSKRKLRCSPSDSATPTRQEMSLSVGMYLIPHPNKVEKGGEDAFFVSSDNGKVIVVADGVSSWAEKDVDPALFSRELVSNVSSLVGNAEVNYDPRILIKGAHAATSSIGSATVIVSVFENGILKIASVGDCGLRVIRKGQMIFSTFPLEHYFDCPYQLSSEAVTQTYLDAIVSTVDLQVGDTIIMGSDGLFDNIFDQEIISIVTTHDDVSNAAKALADLARNHSVDIKFDSPYSVEARARGFEVPWWKKVFGMKLTGGKLDDITVVVGKVKDS
- the LOC107873585 gene encoding probable protein phosphatase 2C 26 isoform X1, translating into MAISIFKPSVSPHQHFLYSTYPQNISSKRKLRCSPSDSATPTRQEMSSAPPTRQEMSLSVGMYLIPHPNKVEKGGEDAFFVSSDNGKVIVVADGVSSWAEKDVDPALFSRELVSNVSSLVGNAEVNYDPRILIKGAHAATSSIGSATVIVSVFENGILKIASVGDCGLRVIRKGQMIFSTFPLEHYFDCPYQLSSEAVTQTYLDAIVSTVDLQVGDTIIMGSDGLFDNIFDQEIISIVTTHDDVSNAAKALADLARNHSVDIKFDSPYSVEARARGFEVPWWKKVFGMKLTGGKLDDITVVVGKVKDS